The sequence CCGTCGGCGCCGTCACGGTACAGCAGCAGCCCGGCGCTGCGCCTGGCCACGCCTCACACACCCACGGCGTGTTCCAGGTCTTCCAGCGCGGTGTCCAAGTGCCCGAGCAGGCGTTGCAGGTGCGGAACCGAGCGACGGCAGCCGACCAGCCCGAAATCGAGGTTGCCGGCGTTGCTGACCACCGTCATGTTCAGCGCCTGTCCGTCCAGCGCGATCGACATCGGGTAGTTGCCGTCCAGGCGGGCGCCCTGCCAGTACAGCGGCTCGGCCGGGCCGGGCACGTTGGAGATGACGATGTTGAACGGTGGCTTGGCCGCCGAGACGAAGCCGGGGATCGCCGCCAAGGCCAGCGGCGCCATGTTGGCCGCCGACAGTGCCAGCGCCTGCGTGCGGGGCAGCTCGCTGAACACCTTCTTGTTGCGGCGCATCGACTCGCTGATGGTCGCCAGCCGCTGTGCCGGGTCCTCGAGGTCGGTGGCCAGGTTGCACAGGATGGTGCCGACCATGTTGCCGCCGGAGTCGGCTTCGGCCTCGGTGCGCAGGCTCACCGGGACCATCGCCACCAGCGGATGCTCCGGCAGGGCCTGCTGCTCGCCGAGGTAGGCGCGCAGCGCCCCGGCACACATCGCCAGCACCACGTCGTTGAGGGTCACCCCGGCTGCTCGTTTCACCGCGATGACCCGCTCCACCGGCCAGGACTGCGCCGCGCAGCGGCGGGCACCGCCGATCTTGACGTTGAGCATGGTGCGCGGTGCTTCGAACGGCAGGGTCAGCTGCTGCTCCAGCAGCGCGGCTCGCGCCAGCTTCACCGTCGACGGCCCCAAGGCGGCAACGCCTTTGACCATCGACGTCAGTTCGCTCAACCGGGATGGGGAATCCGGCCGCGGCCGCGACTTGGGCCCTTGGGCCCGGACCGACCACGGAGTGCGCAGTTCCGGGTCGCGTGGGTCGGTCGACAGGGTGCGACGCATCAGTCGCAGCAGCGAGACACCATCGATCAGGGAGTGGTGGATCTTGACGTAGACGGCGAACCGTCCGTCGTTGAGACCCTCGACCACGTGGGCTTCCCACAGCGGGCGGTGCCGGTCGAGCAGGCTGCCGTGCAGTCGCGAAGTGAGCTCCAGCAGATCGCGCACCCGGCCCGGCACCGGTAGCGCCGAACGCCGCACGTGGTACTCGAGGTCGACGTCGTCGTCGAAGGCCCAGCCCACGCTCGAGATGCCACCGAGCAGCGACGCCGGGCGTTTCCGGAAGGCGGGCTGCAGATCACGGGCGCCCAGCAGGCCCCGGTAGATCTCGCCGACGAACTCCGGCCCGGCGCCCTCCGGCGGCTCCAACAACATCAGCCCGCCGACGTGCATGGGGTGCTCACGCGTTTCGGTCAGCAGGAAGACCGAGTCGAGCGGTGACATCAGCTGCATCGATCCATTAGACCCCGGAGGACCCCGCGGCCGCTTGCTAGTCTTGCCCGGTGCGTCGCCGGACCGTTGTCTGTGTCGCCTCGGCCGCGTGCTTGCTCGCGGCCGGCATGGTTGCGCCCACCGCTCCGGCCGACCCCGAAAACCCCGCCGTTGCGGGCAAGACGGTGTTTCTGGACCCGGGGCACAGCGGCGCCAACGACGCCTCGATCGCACGGCAGGTTCCCAACGGGCGCGGCGGCACCAAGCCCTGTCAGACCAGCGGAACCGCCGCCGACGACGGCTACCCCGAGCACAGCCTGAACTGGGACGTGACCAACCGGATCCGCGCGGAACTCGAGCGGCTGGGCGTGCACACCGAGCTCTCGCGCGGCGACGACACCTCGGTAGGCCCATGCATCGATGCGCGGGCCGCCGCGGCCAACGCCGCGCACCCGGACGCAATCGTGTCCATCCACGCCGACGGCGGGCCGGCTTCCGGCCGCGGGTTCCACGTCAATTACTCCAGCCCGGCGCTCAACGACGCCCAGTCCGGTCCGGCCGTGGCGCTGGCCGGTGCCATCCGAGACGCCCTGACGGCCGCGGGCATTCCGCAATCCAGTTACCTGGGCGCCGACGGCCTCTACGGGCGGGCGGATCTGGCCGGGCTGAATCTGGCCGAGTATCCGGCGGTGCTGGTCGAGTTGGGCAACATGCGCAACGCGCAGGACGCGGCGCTGCTGGAGAGCGCCGACGGGCGAGCGCAGTACGCCACGGCCGTCACCAGTGGGATCGTGGCTTACCTCAGCAGGTGACGATGTTGCAACGCGGATTCGGCCGAACCGCCAGAACGGTTTTCGGAGTGACAGCCCTGGTCTTGGCGCTGGCGGGGTGCGCACAGAACACCACGCCGACGGTGATCGCTGGGCACGCGATATCGATGTTGTATGACCCCGGACGGGTCGGCGGGCTGCCCACCGCGGAGGGGCCCAGCGGCCCGCGCGGCGACGTTCCGGCGGTCACCGCCCGGGTGCAAAACAGCGACGGCGGAGACATCGACCGGCTGTCTCTGCTGGCAATCGATGACATCGAGGACTTCTGGACGCAGCACTACGCCGAGGCGCTGCGCGGACGCTTCCAGCCGGTCTCGACGCTGATGTCGTATGACTCCACCGACGCAGACGGCCCGTCGGTGTGCGGCGGCGACGTCTACCATCTGCCGAACGCGATGTATTGCCGTCGGATGGACACGATGGCCTGGGACCGCGCCAAATTCTTGCCCACCGCCCGAAAGTACTTCGGCGACATGGCGATCAATGGGACGCTGGCTCACGAATACGGGCACGCCCTGCAGAACATGGCGGGAATCGTCAACCCGCTGACGCGCACCCTGGTCCGCGAACAGCAGGCCGACTGTTTTGCCGGGGTGTATCTGCAGTGGGTGGCCGCGGGCAGTTCCGCACGGGTGCAGTTGAGCACCGGCGACGGCCTCAACCATGTGCTGGCCGGGCTGATCGTGATCCGCGACCCGGTGTCGACGCCGGACAAT is a genomic window of Mycolicibacter heraklionensis containing:
- a CDS encoding neutral zinc metallopeptidase, whose translation is MLQRGFGRTARTVFGVTALVLALAGCAQNTTPTVIAGHAISMLYDPGRVGGLPTAEGPSGPRGDVPAVTARVQNSDGGDIDRLSLLAIDDIEDFWTQHYAEALRGRFQPVSTLMSYDSTDADGPSVCGGDVYHLPNAMYCRRMDTMAWDRAKFLPTARKYFGDMAINGTLAHEYGHALQNMAGIVNPLTRTLVREQQADCFAGVYLQWVAAGSSARVQLSTGDGLNHVLAGLIVIRDPVSTPDNPVSISDEHGTALDRVGAFQTGFDGGAAMCAEIDMDEIRKRRGNLPNSLFDSENPQSDLTIDESVLSTLMEQLGQIFGLSRPPELATSGKCPSGRRPDPVAYCPESNLIVVDLAGLQEMSAPTDQSTLGMPQGDNTGLSAVTSRYALAVQREREVGLESAAAALRTACLTGVAQRRMAEPMTLSSGQGLTLAGGDLDEAVTGLLMNGIVASDAEDNTVPAGFTRILAFRSGLHGDIDGCFERFP
- a CDS encoding WS/DGAT/MGAT family O-acyltransferase, which encodes MQLMSPLDSVFLLTETREHPMHVGGLMLLEPPEGAGPEFVGEIYRGLLGARDLQPAFRKRPASLLGGISSVGWAFDDDVDLEYHVRRSALPVPGRVRDLLELTSRLHGSLLDRHRPLWEAHVVEGLNDGRFAVYVKIHHSLIDGVSLLRLMRRTLSTDPRDPELRTPWSVRAQGPKSRPRPDSPSRLSELTSMVKGVAALGPSTVKLARAALLEQQLTLPFEAPRTMLNVKIGGARRCAAQSWPVERVIAVKRAAGVTLNDVVLAMCAGALRAYLGEQQALPEHPLVAMVPVSLRTEAEADSGGNMVGTILCNLATDLEDPAQRLATISESMRRNKKVFSELPRTQALALSAANMAPLALAAIPGFVSAAKPPFNIVISNVPGPAEPLYWQGARLDGNYPMSIALDGQALNMTVVSNAGNLDFGLVGCRRSVPHLQRLLGHLDTALEDLEHAVGV
- a CDS encoding Rv3717 family N-acetylmuramoyl-L-alanine amidase; this encodes MVAPTAPADPENPAVAGKTVFLDPGHSGANDASIARQVPNGRGGTKPCQTSGTAADDGYPEHSLNWDVTNRIRAELERLGVHTELSRGDDTSVGPCIDARAAAANAAHPDAIVSIHADGGPASGRGFHVNYSSPALNDAQSGPAVALAGAIRDALTAAGIPQSSYLGADGLYGRADLAGLNLAEYPAVLVELGNMRNAQDAALLESADGRAQYATAVTSGIVAYLSR